From a region of the Carassius auratus strain Wakin chromosome 31, ASM336829v1, whole genome shotgun sequence genome:
- the LOC113050761 gene encoding POU domain, class 3, transcription factor 3-B-like isoform X1, which produces MATAASNPYLPSSILSSGSIVHSDSGVGMQQGSAAVTSVSGGYRGDPAVKMVQSDFMQGAMAASNGGHMLSHAHQWVTSLPHAAAAAAAAAVAAAEAGSHWSSSPVGLTGSPQQQQDVKNNSGRDDLHSGTALHHRPPHLGPHQNHAGAWCSTTAAHIPSLTGSQQQQQSLIYSQPGGFTVNGMLSPPGSQSLVHPGLVRGDTPELDHSSHHHHHHHQHQHHQQAHHGVNSHDPHSDEDAPTSDDLEHFAKQFKQRRIKLGFTQADVGLALGTLYGNVFSQTTICRFEALQLSFKNMCKLKPLLNKWLEEADSSTGSPTSIDKIAAQGRKRKKRTSIEVSVKGALESHFLKCPKPSAQEITSLADNLQLEKEVVRVWFCNRRQKEKRMTPPGVPQTPEDVYSQVGNGHFLVDYLKDASLTGPSEPGDQRVTTTSSFHQVILAH; this is translated from the exons ATGGCCACAGCGGCTTCCAACCCTTATCTACCCAGCAGTATATTATCGTCCGGCTCGATCGTGCACTCGGACTCCGGAGTTGGGATGCAGCAGGGCAGTGCTGCGGTAACCTCGGTGTCCGGTGGGTACAGAGGCGACCCAGCGGTAAAAATGGTACAAAGCGATTTCATGCAGGGCGCAATGGCAGCGAGCAACGGGGGACATATGCTGAGCCACGCTCACCAGTGGGTGACGTCCTTGCCTCACGCTGCAGCGGCGGCTGCAGCTGCCGCAGTGGCCGCAGCTGAAGCAGGATCGCACTGGTCGTCTAGTCCGGTTGGATTGACAGGCAGTCCGCAACAGCAGCAGGACGTGAAAAATAACTCGGGGAGAGACGATTTGCACTCTGGGACTGCGCTGCATCACAGGCCCCCACATTTAGGTCCCCACCAGAATCACGCGGGTGCCTGGTGTAGCACCACCGCTGCCCACATACCTTCTCTAACTGGGagccaacagcagcagcagtccCTCATATACTCGCAGCCCGGAGGCTTCACGGTGAACGGCATGCTCAGTCCGCCGGGCAGCCAAAGCCTAGTGCACCCGGGTCTGGTGCGTGGTGACACCCCGGAGCTCGATCACAGcagccaccaccaccaccatcaccaccagCATCAACATCACCAGCAAGCACACCACGGAGTGAACAGCCACGACCCGCACTCCGACGAGGACGCGCCGACGTCGGACGATTTAGAGCACTTTGCCAAACAGTTCAAACAACGCCGGATAAAACTGGGCTTTACGCAAGCGGACGTGGGCTTGGCGTTGGGCACTCTGTACGGGAACGTCTTCTCACAGACTACAATCTGTCGCTTCGAAGCTCTCCAGCTCAGCTTTAAGAACATGTGCAAGCTGAAGCCATTGCTCAATAAATGGCTGGAGGAAGCAGACTCTTCCACAGGCAGCCCCACCAGCATCGACAAGATTGCGGCTCAGGGCAGGAAGCGCAAGAAGCGCACCTCCATCGAAGTGAGCGTCAAAGGTGCGTTGGAGAGTCACTTCTTGAAATGTCCCAAGCCTTCGGCCCAAGAGATAACCTCTCTAGCGGACAACCTGCAGCTGGAGAAGGAGGTGGTGAGAGTTTGGTTTTGCAAtcggagacagaaagagaaaaggatGACGCCCCCAGGAGTGCCGCAGACGCCGGAGGATGTATATTCTCAGGTCGGCAAT GGACATTTTTTAGTAGATTACTTAAAAGATGCAAGTTTAACTGGGCCGAGCGAACCGGGCGACCAGAGGGTGACAACTACAAGTTCGTTCCACCAGGTAATATTGGCGCATTAA
- the LOC113050761 gene encoding POU domain, class 3, transcription factor 3-B-like isoform X2 produces the protein MATAASNPYLPSSILSSGSIVHSDSGVGMQQGSAAVTSVSGGYRGDPAVKMVQSDFMQGAMAASNGGHMLSHAHQWVTSLPHAAAAAAAAAVAAAEAGSHWSSSPVGLTGSPQQQQDVKNNSGRDDLHSGTALHHRPPHLGPHQNHAGAWCSTTAAHIPSLTGSQQQQQSLIYSQPGGFTVNGMLSPPGSQSLVHPGLVRGDTPELDHSSHHHHHHHQHQHHQQAHHGVNSHDPHSDEDAPTSDDLEHFAKQFKQRRIKLGFTQADVGLALGTLYGNVFSQTTICRFEALQLSFKNMCKLKPLLNKWLEEADSSTGSPTSIDKIAAQGRKRKKRTSIEVSVKGALESHFLKCPKPSAQEITSLADNLQLEKEVVRVWFCNRRQKEKRMTPPGVPQTPEDVYSQGHFLVDYLKDASLTGPSEPGDQRVTTTSSFHQVILAH, from the exons ATGGCCACAGCGGCTTCCAACCCTTATCTACCCAGCAGTATATTATCGTCCGGCTCGATCGTGCACTCGGACTCCGGAGTTGGGATGCAGCAGGGCAGTGCTGCGGTAACCTCGGTGTCCGGTGGGTACAGAGGCGACCCAGCGGTAAAAATGGTACAAAGCGATTTCATGCAGGGCGCAATGGCAGCGAGCAACGGGGGACATATGCTGAGCCACGCTCACCAGTGGGTGACGTCCTTGCCTCACGCTGCAGCGGCGGCTGCAGCTGCCGCAGTGGCCGCAGCTGAAGCAGGATCGCACTGGTCGTCTAGTCCGGTTGGATTGACAGGCAGTCCGCAACAGCAGCAGGACGTGAAAAATAACTCGGGGAGAGACGATTTGCACTCTGGGACTGCGCTGCATCACAGGCCCCCACATTTAGGTCCCCACCAGAATCACGCGGGTGCCTGGTGTAGCACCACCGCTGCCCACATACCTTCTCTAACTGGGagccaacagcagcagcagtccCTCATATACTCGCAGCCCGGAGGCTTCACGGTGAACGGCATGCTCAGTCCGCCGGGCAGCCAAAGCCTAGTGCACCCGGGTCTGGTGCGTGGTGACACCCCGGAGCTCGATCACAGcagccaccaccaccaccatcaccaccagCATCAACATCACCAGCAAGCACACCACGGAGTGAACAGCCACGACCCGCACTCCGACGAGGACGCGCCGACGTCGGACGATTTAGAGCACTTTGCCAAACAGTTCAAACAACGCCGGATAAAACTGGGCTTTACGCAAGCGGACGTGGGCTTGGCGTTGGGCACTCTGTACGGGAACGTCTTCTCACAGACTACAATCTGTCGCTTCGAAGCTCTCCAGCTCAGCTTTAAGAACATGTGCAAGCTGAAGCCATTGCTCAATAAATGGCTGGAGGAAGCAGACTCTTCCACAGGCAGCCCCACCAGCATCGACAAGATTGCGGCTCAGGGCAGGAAGCGCAAGAAGCGCACCTCCATCGAAGTGAGCGTCAAAGGTGCGTTGGAGAGTCACTTCTTGAAATGTCCCAAGCCTTCGGCCCAAGAGATAACCTCTCTAGCGGACAACCTGCAGCTGGAGAAGGAGGTGGTGAGAGTTTGGTTTTGCAAtcggagacagaaagagaaaaggatGACGCCCCCAGGAGTGCCGCAGACGCCGGAGGATGTATATTCTCAG GGACATTTTTTAGTAGATTACTTAAAAGATGCAAGTTTAACTGGGCCGAGCGAACCGGGCGACCAGAGGGTGACAACTACAAGTTCGTTCCACCAGGTAATATTGGCGCATTAA